The sequence TGGAAACTGGGGTTCTTTCTCCCCCCTTACCAGCACACGCAGAAACGACTCAAGTGGATCCATCATCCCCTTCCACCCTGTGCACCCCTCTTACCTTCCAAGGTGTCCCCGCCTccctgggtggccccactgctCCCAGTGGGGGAGGCGCAAGGATTCACACTTCCCCTTTCCACCCACCTGTCCGCCTATCCGGGCCATAGACCCAGCGTTTATTTTAGAATATGGTGGTCAACAGTAACAGCAAGAAAATCCAGTTAGCATTCTTTGACTGTTTGCTCTTAGGGATGATACATGGTGAGCgtatttcatttttctcccttggGCTGGCTACCTCTGCAGCTCTTTGCAAAATCGAATGAATGAATATGCTGCTTTTCTTTGGAAAGCCTTTGTGATACTCTAAGAACAGTAAAATGACTCCCAAGCTCCTCCTCCGACTGCCCTAAATTAAGTGCTCCAAACTTGGAGGAACATTTCTTCATTGATTCTTGCCTGTTCTTCCCACCACCCCACCTCAGGTTACGCCCCAACTGCAATGCCCACacatccaccccaccccactccaccttGACTTGAGGAGACCCCGCCTCACTGCCTCTCCGTTTTCTCATCTCCTCCCGCAGGTTACGGGCATGCTGCTCCCGGCACGGACGCGGGCAAGGCCTTCTGCATGTTCTACGCGGTGCTGGGCATCCCGCTGACGCTGGTCATGTTCCAGAGCCTGGGCGAGCGGATGAACACGTTTGTGCGCTACCTGCTGAAGCGCATCAAGAGGTGCTGCGGCCTGCGCAACACGGAGGTGTCCATGGAGAACATGGTGACCGTGGGCTTCTTTTCCTGCATGGGGACGCTGTGCATCGGCGCGGCCGCCTTCTCCCAGTGCGAGGAGTGGAGCTTCTTCCACGCCTACTACTACTGCTTCATCACGTTGACTACCATTGGGTTCGGGGACTACGTGGCCCTGCAGACCAAGGGTGCCCTGCAAAAGAAGCCGCTCTACGTGGCCTTTAGCTTTATGTATATCCTGGTGGGGCTGACAGTCATCGGGGCCTTCCTCAACCTGGTGGTCCTCAGGTTCCTGACCATGAACAGCGAGGACGAGCGGCGGGACGCCGAGGAGCGGGCGTCCCTGGCCGGCAACCGCAGCAGCATGGTCATCCACATCCCCGAGGAGGCGCGGCAGGGCCGGCCCCGGTACAAGGCAGACGTGGCGGACCTGCAGTCCGTATGCTCCTGCACCTGCTACCGCCCGCGGGAGTACGGTGGCCGCTCGGCGGCACATCAGAACTCCTTCAGCGCCAAGCTCGCCCCCCAGTACTTCCACTCCATCTCTTACAAGATCGAGGAGATCTCGccaagcacattaaaaaacagccTCTTTCCGTCCCCTATCAGCTCCATCTCCCCCGGGTTACACAGCTTTACCGACAACCACAGGCTAATGAGACGACGGAAGTCCATCTAGGTCTGGGGCGGGAAATACAAGCCCGAGTCTTGTGTCCTCTTTGACGTTCAGTCTCATGGGCCCAACTTGTCTTATTTATTATGATTATCCTTTATGATTATGATTAtcgtcatcattttttttttcctttctctccttccttcctttcttggtTTCATTTCTTCCCCACCTTTCCAGCGAGACAGAGCAggccaaagggaaaagaaagccCGTCTTCCTCTGAAACTCGCATCTGAGCATGAAGCATGGATTTTGTCCTTCTTCCCAGCAAAGTATGCCTTACATTTCTCCCCAGCCTGCCCCATAtctcggggtggggaggggtggcttTCCCAGGACAGGTGTGAGACCCAGACAAGGAGACAGCCCAGAGGATACCGACCCAAAGTTGCACACCCCGCTGAGTGCCCACCCACAGTGGCACCTCTGACCcaactcctttctcctcctcccaagCAGCGGGTGGCCGTACGTGTGTGGTCTGAGTGTGTGCGAGTGAGGGCACACCCcagtgtgcatctgtgtgtgtatgtgtgacgaGATGGAAAGTGCCAGGTGTTCATCTTTCTTTTCCATCACACAGTTCTGTTAATAGCCCGCTTTTGGCTGCTTCCAAAcaaaaaggggaaaacaaaaccCAGGAGGTTCTTGATTTATCATCTTGCCGAATCAAGCATGTTCCATAAGCAGCCTTTATCCCAGGCGTGTCATGATCACATTTTTTAACTGCTAGGTTCTAAATTCTATTAACTTCTTTTTAGGGGGTGGGTGGGCAAGCCGTCATGGATCATTGTAGCTTGCcagttcaaaaattttttaaacaagcaTGCACTTTGTTAAACTGGTATGCGTTAAcaacacaagaaaacaaaaaactagcaATGGAATAATCAAAAGCcaataatattaatttattagagacatttttaattttgcCATCTCTAGTTCCAACAATTTTCCATGTAACTGGAAGCGTCAGGGGAAGCTGGAAAATTGTTGCAACCGCAGagtatctattttattatttctctcttaTTTATGTGACAATGTGGATGATGTGTGCAGCGTCTACCTACATGAGTGAGAATTATAGTCTGGGATGCTTCGATGAGAATGGGTGTTAGTAAGTGGTTGTGGTTTCTTTTCCTAATGAACAATGACAGGGCATTCCTcgttttaaagaatatatataatgtattttaaagtGTGTCTCCAACCACATTTGATTTGTAAACAAGGGAATGTTGATGTTGGTCTCAGGAAGAGTTTGGAGACAAGGAGCTGCGTCTTGGCCTGCTGGGAACTTGTCAATCTCAGGGGATGACTTTTTCTGAGTAATGGAGAAATTCCTCCCCACTCTCAATAGGGGATGACCCCCAAAGTGAAGGCCTCCTTATCTCCTGGGGGCCAGTTGGGCTGTAGAATGTGGCATCTTGAAGGCCCTTCCCACGCAGGAATAAAGGAAAGTCTGACCTCCAGATTCATGGAGAGGACCTTCGTTCCCTCGTCACTGTCTCTGCCATCTCTAAAAAATCAGCCATCCTCATTCCCCTTTTTCAAAaactggaagttcacagctctGGGATGGAAATGGGCTTTGGCTGGGCCCCTCAGGAGGGGAAGTGGGAGCCCCAGTGTGATCTCCCAGAATGGAGGGTCTGCTGCCTAGGAAGAGCAGACCTCCAAGGTTTCCCGAGAGATGGCCCCAGTGCGCCCACCCCAAGTGTTTGGGCCATTGGACTGAACACAGCCCTCGAGATTTCCCTGAAAAGGCAAGCACTTTAATCCCTTTGTCTGGGACATGGGGTCTGCGGAAGGAGTCTGGGAACCTGATTCTCTAGACTAAAATGCACAGTTACCAACCTTCAAGGCTGTATCGATTAActcatttttaagattaaaagaaaaaattgagatCTCTAAAATCTGTCTAGAGAATAGAAGCTGTtgctctttaaattttttctctcttgaaaGAGCTCGTTGGCTCTAGGGCGTCACAGGAGCAAGAGTATCTGTGCGTATTTGCAGATTGTTTCATGCTTTGGAGGAAGGTGCTTGGAGTAAGTGTGGGTTTCTCATGAAAACCTTTGTAAGACTTGCCCTCGAATGGGTGTGTGATAATCTTTATCTGTAAAGCAACAGAGGCACTGAGAAGGTAAGTGATTTGCTCAATGTCAGAAAACTAGCCTTGACTAGAATGAGACTTTAGTTTCCGTCTGGACCCCCAAGAGGGTCCAAGAAACTGACTCCGCCATACCATGACACCCTCATTCAGCCCTCGGATGAGGGAACCTACTTCTCTTTCTCCGCACGTAAATACACCAGGTTCTTAAAAGTCAGAGGAACATGGGCTCAACCCTTCATTCAGGACTATTGCCCCCACCAGGGTACAGCGGTCATAAAGGGACCTGCTTCTGCTTGAATGCTTCCAAATGATAGGGAGTTCCTCCCTTTGCAAGAAAGTTTAGAAAACATCCCATAATCTCTGTTTCCATAGAACTGACTCTTCTTTGTAGGATTAAGGATGGTAGGGTGAAGTCTTTTATGTTGGATGACCACCAACTTAACTGTCTGAACCAACCTGAAATCTCTCTTAGTTCTGtatcccttcccctgccccccaccctttGCTACCTGCGTGGCCCTCTGAAGGACACTTACCGAGCCTTCGCCTCTGAAGTCAGACATCCTTGCTTATACTCAGAGCGTTCAGGGGTGGAGGTGAGCCTTGGTTGGCTTCCCTTGTGATGTCCGTCTTTTTCTCAGATGGTCCAGCTCTTCCCTGCCATGCTCTCTGGCCAAGGAGTCCTCCAGATGCATACAATGAGGTGTTCTGATGGGGATGCTGAGTCAGGGGTTCTCCAGGGTTCTCTTCTTGATAAACCTGGCCCGGGGCCTCTCCACCCAGAGCGTGGCCCTCCTGATCAGCGCTGGAGTCCTCAAAAGCCAGAGGGACGCTTCATCTGAGTCATATCACTGAGGTCCGGAAAGTCTCTGGGCACAAATCTGAGGTCCCACAGCCAGAACCCGGGTCTTCCCACTCGTTTCTCCTCCTGCTGCTTTCCGGGCTGCTTTGTTAAGGCTGTCACTCACACCCTCCCAACAGTCCCTGTTGCTGGGCTTCTTAGCATCTCAGACCCAAGTCTTTCCACCTCTCATACCTGGTGACTTCCTTCTTTCagcccaggtttcccacactctTCTTCCGGTTGACCACGCCCACTCAGGGAGCGGGAAGAAGTCTCAACAGGTTGTTTGGATTCGGGCTTCAACTTGTGTTAAAGCGAGCTGGGGAAGAGCCACATTTTACCAGAATCACAGGAAACAGGCCTGCCACCCAGTCCCTGATGGGGTCTAGAGATCAACACACCACGTAGATACTTAGATGTTTTGGATTCTTGCTTGAATGCTTTCCCACTAGGAGATCTCAATCCATCCCCTCCGTCAAAGACCAAAGGAAGCTAGGCAATGGTATTGATTATCCCAGCAGCTCTGGGCA is a genomic window of Cervus elaphus chromosome 21, mCerEla1.1, whole genome shotgun sequence containing:
- the KCNK9 gene encoding potassium channel subfamily K member 9 → MALRSGAGCFGRVWRRVSGLPDSWPRRSSSLLCLSAFSPEPGPAPPLPRQPPRGGSGCGGPGGGGPPQPPRPPPPRCCCCCCCCCRRRLQLGGGGGGGGGGGGGRRALQWDARGCEPAGHAPRAGSLLAAMKRQNVRTLSLIVCTFTYLLVGAAVFDALESDHEMREEEKLKAEEIRIKGKYNISSEDYRQLELVILQSEPHRAGVQWKFAGSFYFAITVITTIGYGHAAPGTDAGKAFCMFYAVLGIPLTLVMFQSLGERMNTFVRYLLKRIKRCCGLRNTEVSMENMVTVGFFSCMGTLCIGAAAFSQCEEWSFFHAYYYCFITLTTIGFGDYVALQTKGALQKKPLYVAFSFMYILVGLTVIGAFLNLVVLRFLTMNSEDERRDAEERASLAGNRSSMVIHIPEEARQGRPRYKADVADLQSVCSCTCYRPREYGGRSAAHQNSFSAKLAPQYFHSISYKIEEISPSTLKNSLFPSPISSISPGLHSFTDNHRLMRRRKSI